A window of Zingiber officinale cultivar Zhangliang chromosome 5A, Zo_v1.1, whole genome shotgun sequence contains these coding sequences:
- the LOC121980112 gene encoding zinc finger MYM-type protein 1-like, with amino-acid sequence MHRFFKRKTPEPEEQNIGDVTVGEFDFSQLPADPGLRIPICSYNANIRDQVRRRYLQKGPCQPSSYEFPKRKFGVSQFRRFNPSWFKEFGDWLEYSIEKDAAYCLYCYLFKTTKGKQAGGETFVSEGFTNWKGKDRLYIHVGQHDSEHHKARMNCEALMNQDEHIQSILHKQSKQMRNDYRIRLNASIDCIRVLLRQGNSFRGHDETEGSLNPGNFLILLEFLGAHNKEINDVILKNAPKNCKLTSPDIQKDIVRACATETINVIIKDISNSLFSILVDESRDVSMKEQMSVVLRYVDSSGHVNERFIGIEHVTSTTALSLKAAIDKMFSKYNLSIANVRGQGFDGASNMQGKFNGLKALILKENPCAFYIHCFAHQLQLALIVVAKKNLPISNFFRIVGDVVNVVGSSCKRSDLLKEKHSDFIVEALESGEISSGRGLNQETTLQRAGDTRWGSHYNSLISLISMFSAVIDVLEVISEDDSSSPDQKTEAFNLLESILSFDFAFNLHLMKHVLGISSELSTALQKKDQDIVNAMDLVQVCKHRLQNMREDGWDSFLEKVHYFCQQHYIDCLKMDDMFTRWAPRGRPHRNPPEVTNLHHYRVDLFYGVIDMQLQELNNRFSEASTELLLCVACLCPQNSFLAFDKKKVLQLAEFYPQDFSRFDLLVLDDQLETYICDMRSNKTFQGLKGLGDLSEKLVMSKKNMVYPLVFKLLTLALILPVATATVERVFSAMRIVKDRLRNRMSDDWMNDSLIVYVEKDIFLKVDNEAIIQKFQNMKTRKEQFYFYADFNVEDAVLIFENYEEFLSASHSQESI; translated from the exons ATgcatagattttttaaaagaaaaactccAGAACCAGAAGAACAAAATATTGGAGATGTTACAGTtggagaatttgatttttcacaATTACCGGCAGATCCTGGACTAAGGATTCCAATTTGTTCTTATAATGCTAACATtagggatcaagttcgaaggaGATATTTGCAAAAGGGCCCATGTCAACCTTCAAGTTATGAATTCCCAAAACGAAAATTTGGAGTAAGCCAATTTAGACGGTTTAATCCTTCATGGTTTAAGGAATTTGGTGATTGGTTGGAATATAGTATAGAAAAAGATGCGGCGTATTGTTTGTATTGTTATCTCTTCAAGACAACTAAAGGAAAACAAGCAGGAGGAGAGACTTTTGTTAGCGAAGGATTCACAAATTGGAAGGGTAAAGATAGATTATATATTCATGTTGGCCAACATGATAGTGAACATCATAAAGCTCGAatgaattgtgaagctttgatGAATCAAGATGAGCACATTCAATCAATTTTGCACAAACAGTCAAAGCAAATGCGAAATGATTATCGTATCCGTCTCAATGCTTCGATTGATTGTATCAGAGTTTTGTTGCGACAAGGGAATTCATTTCGAGGTCATGATGAGACTGAAGGTTCTCTTAATCCAGGTAACTTTCTTATTCTACTGGAGTTTTTAGGTGCTCATAATAAAGAGATTAATGATGTGATATTGAAAAATGCCCCAAAAAATTGCAAGTTAACATCACCGGATATTCAGAAGGATATAGTAAGGGCTTGTGCAACTGAAACAATTAATGTTATTATCAAAGATATTAGTAATTCATTATTCTCTATTTTAGTTGATGAATCTCGTGATGTATCAATGAAGGAGCAAATGTCAGTTGTTTTGCGCTATGTGGATAGTAGTGGGCATGTAAATGAGCGTTTTATTGGAATTGAACATGTTACTAGTACTACAGCACTCTCACTTAAAGCTGCTATTGATAAGATGTTCTCTAAATATAATTTGAGTATAGCTAATGTGAGAGGACAAGGTTTTGATGGAGCAAGTAATATGCAAGGTAAATTTAATGGTCTAAAAGCACTCATTTTAAAGGAGAACCCATGTGCATTTTATATACATTGTTTTGCCCATCAGCTTCAACTAGCCCTTATAGTTGTGGCCAAGAAAAATCTTCCGATTTCTAATTTCTTTCGTATTGTTGGTGATGTGGTAAATGTTGTTGGATCATCTTGCAAACGTTCTGATCTTCTTAAGGAGAAACATTCAGATTTTATTGTTGAGGCATTGGAGAGTGGTGAAATTTCAAGTGGTCGAGGACTTAATCAAGAAACTACCCTTCAACGTGCTGGGGATACACGTTGGGGGTCACATTACAATTCTTTGATCAGTTTGATTTCTATGTTCTCTGCTGTCATTGATGTGCTTGAAGTGATTTCAGAAGATGATTCTAGTTCTCCTGATCAAAAAACTGAGGCATTTAATTTATTGGAATCGATACTTTCATTTGATTTTGCATTTAATCTACACTTGATGAAACATGTCTTAGGGATTTCGAGTGAATTGTCGACAGCATTACAAAAGAAAGATCAGGATATTGTAAATGCAATGGATTTGGTACAAGTATGCAAACACCGACTCCAAAATATGAGAGAAGATGGTTGGGATTCATTTTTAGAAAAGGTTCACTATTTTTGTCAACAACATTACATTGATTGTCTCAAAATGGATGATATGTTCACACGTTGGGCACCACGTGGTCGTCCCCATCGTAATCCACCAGAAGTAACAAATTTACATCACTATCGAGTTGATTTATTCTATGGTGTTATTGATATGCAACTTCAAGAATTAAATAATCGTTTCTCCGAGGCAAGTACAGAGTTACTTCTTTGTGTAGCTTGTTTGTGTCCACAAAACTCTTTTTTGGCTTTTGACAagaaaaaagtgttgcaattggcTGAGTTTTATCCACAAGATTTCTCAAGATTTGATCTTCTCGTACTTGATGATCAACTTGAAACATATATATGTGATATGCGTTCTAACAAAACATTTCAAGGATTGAAAGGCCTCGGTGATCTTTCAGAGAAGTTAGTTATGTCAAAGAAAAATATGGTGTATCCATTGGTTTTTAAGCTTTTGACATTAGCATTAATTTTACCGGTTGCGACTGCGACAGTAGAGAGAGTGTTTTCTGCCATGAGAATTGTGAAAGACAGGTTGCGCAATCGAATGAGTGATGATTGGATGAATGATAGTCTTATTGTCTATGTAGAGAAAGATATATTTCTAAAGGTTGATAATGAAGCTATTATACAAAAGTTTCAAAATATGAAGACTCGAAAAGAACAATT TTATTTCTATGCAGATTTCAATGTGGAGGATGCTGTcttaatatttgaaaattatgaaGAATTTTTGAGTGCATCTCATAGCCAAGAATCTATTTGA
- the LOC121980113 gene encoding zinc finger MYM-type protein 1-like, which produces MEHQSATKKGKTLISSFFKKRDRETSESTSIPTTMENQSSEGLLIPSVQISSISSPSKDHQSSSACIERDPGKIKPICEYHVNIRDEIRRSYLKMGPYQPDMLEYPTTKFGNQNRRFQKKWFQKFHWLEYSPSTNKAYCFYCFLFLNDINSSNISALVSEGFDNWKRVNQGKTCAFLAYIGSAASSPHTMSERRTENLMRPSQHIDNVMYIQAKEEKEKNRLRLKTSIVTVRWLALQGCAFRGNDESLSSSNRRNFLELVKAFAKMSTEINEVVLENAPKNGQYIAPEIQKDILHIMANRVRQMVREEVGDKFFCILVDEARDISKREQMAIILSVSDTTSLNLKKEISNVLVHHDLQVKKLRDQGYDGASNMRGACNGLQALFLRDCPYAYYVHCFAHRLQLTLVSVAKDVSVIWEFFSHLDNIVNIVTFSTKRIAELHTAQRNEIEHMLAIGERDSGSGANQIGNLQRARATRWSSHYDSVKSLIGMYAATCKVFEVLSDYSPNGRAKAEVRGIYKNMISFLMELNTRFNESSVEFLSLSTTLDPKYSFDSINSDDICKLAKKFYPEDFTNQDIVALEYELVHYKLDVMQNLKTSTLVELCQQLTESGRSKVYIMLTRLIHLVLTLPVSTATTERAFSAMKHVKTALRNKMEDDFLEDCLTLYIERDLAKDIDIDSIIDEFYVSKSRRAQLC; this is translated from the exons ATGGAACATCAATCTGCTACAAAGAAAGGAAAGACATTAATATCATCTTTCTTTAAAAAGAGAGATCGTGAAACTAGTGAAAGTACTTCAATTCCTACTACAATGGAAAATCAATCTAGTGAAGGTCTTCTCATTCCTAGTGTCCAAATTTCTTCAATTTCTTCTCCTAGCAAAGACCATCAATCATCATCTGCTTGTATTGAACGAGATCCGGGAAAAATAAAACCAATATGTGAATATCATGTTAATATACGAGATGAGATAAGACGTTCATATCTAAAGATGGGGCCTTATCAACCAGATATGTTGGAGTATCCGACTACAAAATTTGGAAATCAAAATCGTCGGTTTCAGAAAAAATGGTTTCAGAAATTTCATTGGTTAGAGTATTCGCCTTCAACAAATAAGGCATATTGtttttattgttttctttttctgaaTGATATTAATTCATCTAATATCTCGGCACTAGTCAGTGAAGGATTTGACAATTGGAAAAGGGTAAACCAAGGAAAAACATGTGCATTTCTTGCCTATATTGGTTCTGCAGCTTCTTCGCCTCATACTATGTCTGAGAGAAGGACTGAAAATTTGATGAGACCCTCTCAGCATATTGATAATGTGATGTATATTCAAgctaaagaagaaaaggagaaaaatcGTTTACGTTTGAAGACCTCAATTGTCACTGTTCGATGGCTAGCACTTCAAGGTTGTGCCTTTAGAGGTAATGATGAATCTCTATCTTCATCTAATCGTAGGAATTTCCTTGAATTGGTGAAGGCTTTTGCAAAAATGAGTACGGAAATTAATGAAGTTGTACTTGAGAATGCTCCAAAAAATGGCCAATATATTGCTCCAGAAATTCAGAAAGATATTTTACATATTATGGCCAATAGAGTACGACAGATGGTTCGTGAAGAAGTTGGAGATAAATTCTTCtgtattcttgttgatgaagCACGAGATATATCTAAACGGGAGCAAATGGCCATTATCTTGAG TGTTAGTGATACTACctcattaaatttgaaaaaagaaatatcaaatgttCTTGTTCATCATGATCTACAAGTTAAGAAACTCAGAGAccaaggatatgatggtgctagCAATATGCGTGGCGCGTGTAATGGACTCCAGGCATTATTTCTCAGAGATTGTCCTTATGCATACTATGTTCACTGTTTTGCTCATCGACTACAATTAACATTGGTCTCTGTCGCTAAGGATGTCAGTGTTATTTGGGAATTCTTTTCTCATTTGGACAATATTGTCAATATTGTTACTTTTTCTACTAAGCGCATTGCTGAGTTACATACTGCACAAAGAAATGAAATTGAACATATGTTGGCAATTGGAGAACGTGATTCTGGAAGTGGGGCCAATCAGATTGGTAATTTGCAACGGGCAAGAGCTACTCGTTGGAGTTCTCACTATGACTCAGTAAAAAGCTTGATAGGTATGTACGCTGCAACTTGCAAAGTTTTTGAAGTTCTTAGTGACTATTCTCCAAATGGAAGAGCTAAGGCTGAAGTTCGGGGAATTTACAAAAACATG ATTTCATTTTTGATGGAATTAAATACTCGGTTCAATGAGTCATCAGTGGAATTTCTTTCTCTTAGTACAACTTTAGATCCGAAATATTCATTTGATTCAATTAACAGTGATGATATTTGCAAACTTGCAAAAAAGTTTTATCCTGAAGATTTCACAAATCAAGACATCGTTGCTTTGGAATATGAATTGGTACATTATAAACTTGATGTGATGCAAAATTTGAAGACTTCTACACTTGTTGAGTTGTGTCAGCAATTGACTGAGAGTGGGCGGTCAAAGGTTTACATTATGTTAACTAGATTGATTCATCTCGTTTTGACATTACCTGTTTCTACTGCCACTACTGAGCGAGCCTTTTCAGCAATGAAGCATGTGAAGACGGCACTTCGCAATAAAATGGAGGATGATTTTCTTGAAGATTGTTTGACACTCTATATTGAACGAGATTTAGCTAAAGATATAGATATAGATTCTATTATAGATGAATTTTATGTTTCAAAATCTCGTAGGGCACAACTTTGTTGA